The following DNA comes from Microbacterium terregens.
TTGTGTCCGATGCCGGCCCTGTCGAGATTCGAGCGCGCCACCGCCGCGTTGTCGGGTTCCGCCTCGATCGTCACGACCACGCCGTCCTCCGGGATGCCGCGCGCCAACCAGATCGTGGAATAGGCCCCGAGCGTGCCGATCTCGAGCACACGCCGTGCGCCGGCGATGCGGGCGAGCAGATGCAGGAACTTGCCGTTGACCGGCGCCACCTCGATCGGCGGAAGCCCCGCGGCATGCTGGTCTGCCACGGCTGTCTCCAACGCAGGATCATGCCCGACGAGGGTGTCGGTGAGGTAAGCGTCGACGCGACGCCAGAGATCGGGAGTCGGATCGGCCATGTCGCCAGCCTGGCGAGGCTCCCCCACGCGCGCAAGGGGCGCAATCGCGCCGTGCGGACCACTGCCGCGCCGTCTTTGCGCGAGCGCTGCGCACCGGTCACGCCAGGGGCTTGAACTCCAGTGCGTCGACGGCGGCGCCCGGGGCGACCGTGGCGAAGGACATGTACCCGTCCGATGCCGCACGTTCCAGGAGCGCCTTGAGGTTCTTCGGGCGCTGCTCGAGCCGCACCCGCGCTCCCCCGCCGGTCAGCGACGCCTTGAGGGCGATCAGCTCGTCGAGCGGCACGTCGCGGTCGTGCACCAGAACGATCGACCGCTCGGTCGCCCGGTCGGAATCCGTCACCAGATCGACGATCCGTTCGAAGCCCAGCGAGAACCCCACCGCCGGCACGTCCTGCCCGAGGAATCGGCCGATCATGCCGTCGTAGCGGCCGCCGCCGCCGAGCGAATACTCCACGCTCGGGTGCGCCAGCTCGAAGATCGTCCCGGTGTAATACCCCATGCCGCGCACGAGGAACGGGTCGAAGACGAGGGGGATGCGGGCGTCGTCCGATCGGGCTGCCGATACCGCGTCGCCGATCGCCACGAGGTCCGCCACGACGTCGTCAGGCGCGCCGTCGGGGAGCACGCTGCGGATCGGCCGTTCACCGTACGGGTCGTACTCGGGCAGCGGGGGACGGTGCAGGAATCCGTAGAACTCGTCGACCGCGGCCGGCGTCGCGCCTCGTTCGCGGAGCTCCCGGATCACGCCGTCCGGGCCGATCTTGTCGAGCTTGTCGATCGTGATGAGCACGCCGGGCCGTTCGTCGGAGGTGAACCCGAAGCTGTC
Coding sequences within:
- a CDS encoding O-methyltransferase — its product is MADPTPDLWRRVDAYLTDTLVGHDPALETAVADQHAAGLPPIEVAPVNGKFLHLLARIAGARRVLEIGTLGAYSTIWLARGIPEDGVVVTIEAEPDNAAVARSNLDRAGIGHKVDIRVGRAEQVLPTLAGEGSFDLVFIDADKESNTIYLDWAARLGHPGTVVVVDNIGRGGEVANPATMNPQVIGTQRALELLGRDPRFDATALQTLDLKGWDGVAIAIVV
- the hisS gene encoding histidine--tRNA ligase, translated to MRDFLPAEKARRERVLSVIRQRYRAHGFDEIETPVMEEYSRLHAGIGGDNEKLAYNVLKRGLDADAIRAAADDPSGLADLGLRYDLTVPLARFYASHRAELPAVFRAIQVAPVWRAERPQKGRYRQFMQADIDIMGDASPRAEAELIVATLDAVDALGLEGATVRINDRRALDWMLDSFGFTSDERPGVLITIDKLDKIGPDGVIRELRERGATPAAVDEFYGFLHRPPLPEYDPYGERPIRSVLPDGAPDDVVADLVAIGDAVSAARSDDARIPLVFDPFLVRGMGYYTGTIFELAHPSVEYSLGGGGRYDGMIGRFLGQDVPAVGFSLGFERIVDLVTDSDRATERSIVLVHDRDVPLDELIALKASLTGGGARVRLEQRPKNLKALLERAASDGYMSFATVAPGAAVDALEFKPLA